One part of the Mailhella massiliensis genome encodes these proteins:
- a CDS encoding TRAP transporter large permease subunit: protein MSTDTEKSTGILYWLDENFENIFLVSGLLAIICFITWQVVYRYFITPFIDRAGAAVWTEEISRYIFIWISYIAVGGAIRKRSSIRIDFVYQMLPPRLQRISWIFVELIFLTLTLTIAWYGWGQIERLQRFPQHTAAMRIPFLIPYLILPLGFGLMSLRLVQSMIRQVKVTGVPDSLIGAVLAVAVMSPCVLAEYIDPVPALFGYFLVFCVTGVPIAIGLGMSALTTILCADTLPIEYLAQVSFTSLDSFPIMAIPFFIAAGVFMGAGGLSQRLLGLADEMVGGMYGGMALTTVATCMFFGAISGSGPATVAAIGALTIPAMEERGYSRTFAAAIVAAAGAIGVMIPPSNPFVVYGIAAQVSIGDLFIGGIVPGVLTGGVLMGYSYYAARRNNWRGSARTRTVATVTRAVWDAKWALLVPVIVLGGIYGGLMTPTEAAAVASFYGLIVGVFLYRELDFRKVCACCVEACETSAVIIVLMAMATLFGNIMTIEDVPGTIARAILGITSSKIAILLIINVLLLIVGIFMEALAAIVILVPILLPIVTGVGVSPLHFGIIMVVNLAIGFLTPPVGVNLFVASGISGTRIEQIAKASLPMIGLMLIVLLLITYIPAIPLCLIGGAG, encoded by the coding sequence ATGAGCACCGATACGGAAAAATCTACCGGCATACTGTACTGGCTTGATGAGAACTTTGAAAATATCTTTCTGGTTTCAGGCCTTCTTGCCATCATCTGCTTCATCACCTGGCAGGTTGTTTACCGCTACTTCATCACTCCCTTCATCGACCGCGCGGGCGCGGCCGTGTGGACCGAGGAAATTTCCCGCTACATCTTCATCTGGATATCCTATATTGCCGTAGGCGGGGCCATCCGCAAGCGCAGCTCCATCCGCATCGACTTCGTGTATCAGATGCTGCCGCCCCGCCTTCAGCGCATCAGCTGGATATTCGTGGAACTCATCTTTCTTACCCTCACCCTTACCATCGCCTGGTACGGCTGGGGGCAGATAGAGCGGCTCCAGCGTTTCCCGCAGCATACCGCGGCCATGCGCATTCCCTTCCTCATTCCCTATCTCATTCTGCCTCTCGGCTTCGGCCTCATGAGCCTGCGCCTCGTGCAGTCCATGATCAGGCAGGTGAAGGTGACGGGAGTGCCGGACAGCCTCATCGGTGCGGTTCTCGCCGTGGCGGTCATGTCTCCCTGTGTGCTTGCGGAGTATATCGATCCTGTTCCCGCCCTGTTCGGTTACTTCCTCGTGTTCTGCGTGACGGGTGTGCCCATTGCCATAGGCCTCGGCATGTCCGCCCTGACCACCATTCTCTGTGCCGACACGCTTCCCATCGAGTACCTTGCGCAGGTGTCCTTCACCTCGCTGGACAGCTTCCCCATCATGGCCATCCCCTTCTTCATTGCGGCGGGCGTGTTCATGGGCGCGGGCGGCCTGTCCCAGCGCCTGCTCGGCCTTGCCGATGAAATGGTGGGCGGCATGTACGGAGGCATGGCCCTCACCACCGTGGCCACCTGCATGTTCTTCGGCGCCATCAGCGGTTCCGGCCCGGCCACCGTGGCGGCCATAGGCGCGCTCACCATTCCGGCCATGGAGGAACGCGGCTACAGCCGTACCTTTGCGGCGGCCATCGTGGCGGCGGCAGGCGCCATAGGCGTCATGATTCCGCCGAGCAACCCCTTCGTGGTATACGGCATCGCGGCTCAGGTTTCCATCGGCGATCTGTTCATCGGCGGCATCGTGCCCGGCGTGCTTACCGGCGGCGTGCTCATGGGCTATTCCTACTACGCGGCACGCAGGAACAACTGGCGCGGTTCCGCCCGCACCCGTACCGTGGCTACGGTGACGCGCGCCGTATGGGATGCCAAGTGGGCTCTGCTTGTTCCGGTCATCGTGCTCGGCGGCATTTACGGCGGACTCATGACTCCCACCGAAGCCGCGGCCGTGGCCTCCTTCTACGGGCTCATCGTAGGTGTGTTCCTCTACCGTGAACTGGACTTCCGCAAGGTCTGCGCCTGCTGCGTGGAAGCGTGCGAAACCTCCGCCGTCATCATCGTGCTCATGGCCATGGCCACATTGTTCGGCAACATCATGACCATTGAAGACGTGCCCGGTACCATAGCCCGCGCCATTCTCGGCATCACCAGCAGCAAGATAGCCATCCTGCTCATCATCAACGTGCTTCTGCTCATCGTGGGCATATTCATGGAGGCTCTGGCCGCCATCGTCATTCTCGTGCCCATACTTCTGCCCATCGTCACCGGTGTGGGCGTCTCGCCCCTGCACTTCGGCATCATCATGGTGGTGAACCTGGCCATCGGTTTCCTCACCCCGCCCGTGGGCGTCAACCTCTTCGTCGCCAGCGGCATATCGGGCACGCGCATCGAGCAGATCGCAAAAGCCAGCCTGCCCATGATAGGCCTGATGCTCATCGTGCTTCTTCTCATCACCTATATCCCGGCCATTCCTCTCTGCCTGATCGGCGGAGCCGGATAA
- a CDS encoding TRAP transporter substrate-binding protein — protein MMGASSPAEAARPLTLRLGHPMAPGNNVTVGYEKFAELVKAKSGGKIRIQIFPNCQLGSDRVTTEAAQAGTLDLSSSSTPNLASFSKDYMAIDLPYVTSPRYQQNLYKALDEGELGRALDKVAERCGLKTIMFSEYGYRNFVSAGKPLDSVKSLMNLKVRTTDSPVEVAVATELGMNPAPVAWGETYTALQQGTVDAEGNTFSLLNDAKHTEILKYAMNSEHNYSMHILLMNKARWDGLTQEQQNIIMEAAREATDWQRAETMRLEEAAWQAFRDKGISIHMLTEEQKSELYRLTQPVRDTFAGEIDPDLLKLIADTQK, from the coding sequence ATGATGGGCGCCAGCAGTCCTGCAGAAGCCGCCCGTCCCCTTACCCTGCGCCTCGGGCACCCCATGGCTCCGGGCAACAATGTCACCGTAGGGTATGAGAAGTTCGCGGAACTGGTGAAGGCCAAGTCCGGCGGCAAGATAAGGATACAGATTTTTCCCAACTGCCAGCTCGGTTCCGACCGTGTGACCACGGAAGCCGCCCAGGCGGGCACGCTTGACCTTTCTTCGAGCTCTACTCCCAATCTGGCCAGCTTTTCCAAGGATTACATGGCGATCGATCTGCCCTATGTGACATCGCCCAGGTATCAGCAGAACCTCTACAAGGCGCTGGATGAGGGCGAGCTCGGCAGGGCGCTGGACAAGGTGGCGGAACGCTGCGGATTGAAGACCATCATGTTCAGCGAATACGGCTACAGGAATTTCGTAAGCGCGGGCAAGCCGCTGGATTCCGTCAAATCCCTCATGAATCTCAAGGTGCGTACCACCGATTCTCCCGTGGAAGTGGCCGTGGCCACGGAACTCGGCATGAATCCCGCCCCCGTGGCCTGGGGAGAAACCTATACCGCTCTTCAGCAGGGTACCGTGGATGCCGAGGGCAATACCTTCTCTCTGCTCAACGACGCCAAACATACGGAAATTCTCAAGTATGCCATGAACTCCGAGCACAATTACTCCATGCACATCCTGCTCATGAACAAGGCCCGCTGGGACGGCCTGACGCAGGAGCAGCAGAACATCATCATGGAAGCCGCGCGTGAGGCCACCGACTGGCAGCGGGCGGAAACCATGAGACTGGAAGAAGCCGCCTGGCAGGCCTTCCGCGACAAGGGCATCAGTATTCACATGCTCACCGAAGAACAGAAGTCCGAGCTCTACAGACTCACCCAGCCCGTGCGCGATACGTTCGCCGGGGAAATCGACCCCGACCTGTTGAAGCTCATCGCCGACACCCAGAAGTAA
- a CDS encoding FAD-dependent oxidoreductase translates to MAPNILIIGGVALGPKAAARAKRLMPESNITMIDQGTYISYGGCGIPYFVGGDVPQMNGLRTTNAGVVRDEAFFKELKGVNAICHMRALSINRKEKTVTVENTQTGEKSDMPYDKLVIATGSSPRIPPIPGTDLKNVTSVTCLEAAKAIQEQCAARRINHAVIIGAGFIGLEMAVALADMWGIKVTVIEMLNQVLPAQLCYNFGQIAKHDLEEMGITVLTGESVKELKGKDGAVCQVVTNKRTIDADEVIFSIGVTPNSKIAADAGIACHPRGGIMVNTHMQTSDPDIYAGGDVVVVRNLISGDLSYLPLGSMANRQGRVIGTNLAGGQATFEGVVGSWCVKLNKMYASGAGLTLHQARTAGFDAIEVSMEGSDKAHFYPGHTNTSINVVVDKQSRRVLGIQGMSTDGSAVKARTDAVAAMLQVSRPTLNDLSNLEVCYAPPFASAMDVINAAGNVADNVVSGYHNAITPDEFVDLWEKRDENNYLFVDIRPAKAGKPIEERHPGQYLSLPLEEFNARAAKEIPADRPVALVCNTGTRAYEAQLKLRAMGIETVNSSGGHTALRKRGDEEKF, encoded by the coding sequence ATGGCTCCCAATATTCTCATCATCGGCGGCGTCGCCCTCGGCCCCAAGGCTGCCGCCCGCGCCAAGCGCCTCATGCCCGAAAGCAACATCACCATGATTGATCAGGGTACCTACATCTCCTACGGCGGCTGCGGCATTCCCTACTTCGTGGGCGGCGACGTGCCTCAGATGAACGGCCTGCGCACCACCAACGCCGGCGTCGTGCGCGACGAAGCCTTCTTCAAGGAACTCAAGGGCGTCAACGCCATCTGCCACATGCGTGCCCTTTCCATCAACCGCAAGGAAAAGACCGTTACCGTGGAAAATACGCAGACCGGCGAAAAGAGCGACATGCCCTACGACAAGCTGGTCATCGCCACGGGCAGCAGCCCCCGCATTCCTCCCATCCCCGGCACGGATCTGAAGAACGTCACCTCCGTGACCTGCCTTGAAGCAGCCAAGGCCATTCAGGAACAGTGCGCCGCCCGCCGCATCAACCACGCCGTCATCATCGGCGCCGGCTTCATCGGTCTGGAAATGGCCGTGGCTCTGGCCGACATGTGGGGCATCAAGGTCACCGTCATCGAAATGCTCAACCAGGTTCTGCCCGCGCAGCTGTGCTACAACTTCGGCCAGATCGCCAAGCACGACCTGGAAGAAATGGGCATCACCGTGCTCACCGGTGAAAGCGTGAAGGAACTCAAGGGCAAGGACGGAGCGGTCTGCCAGGTGGTGACCAACAAGCGCACCATCGACGCCGACGAAGTCATCTTCTCCATCGGCGTGACTCCCAACTCCAAGATCGCCGCCGACGCCGGCATCGCCTGCCATCCCCGCGGCGGCATCATGGTGAACACCCACATGCAGACCTCCGACCCCGACATCTACGCCGGCGGCGACGTGGTCGTGGTGCGCAACCTCATTTCCGGCGATCTTTCCTACCTGCCCCTCGGCTCCATGGCCAACAGGCAGGGCCGCGTCATCGGCACCAACCTCGCCGGCGGTCAGGCTACCTTCGAAGGCGTGGTGGGTTCCTGGTGCGTGAAGCTCAACAAGATGTATGCCTCCGGCGCCGGTCTTACCCTGCATCAGGCCCGCACCGCCGGCTTCGACGCCATTGAAGTGAGCATGGAAGGTTCCGACAAGGCCCACTTCTATCCCGGCCACACCAACACCAGCATCAACGTGGTGGTGGACAAGCAGTCCCGCCGCGTGCTGGGCATCCAGGGCATGAGCACCGACGGTTCCGCCGTGAAGGCCCGTACCGACGCTGTGGCCGCCATGCTTCAGGTGTCCCGTCCCACGCTGAACGATCTCTCCAACCTCGAAGTCTGCTACGCGCCGCCCTTCGCCTCCGCCATGGATGTGATCAACGCTGCCGGCAACGTGGCCGACAACGTCGTGAGCGGCTACCACAACGCCATCACTCCCGATGAATTCGTGGATCTGTGGGAAAAACGCGACGAAAACAACTACCTCTTCGTGGACATCCGTCCCGCCAAGGCCGGCAAGCCCATTGAAGAGCGCCATCCCGGCCAGTACCTCTCCCTGCCGCTGGAAGAGTTCAACGCCCGCGCGGCCAAGGAAATCCCCGCCGATCGTCCCGTGGCCCTCGTGTGCAACACCGGTACCCGCGCCTACGAAGCCCAGCTCAAGCTGCGCGCCATGGGCATTGAAACCGTGAACTCCTCCGGCGGCCACACCGCTCTGCGCAAGCGCGGCGACGAAGAGAAGTTCTGA
- a CDS encoding 3-deoxy-D-manno-octulosonic acid transferase, translating to MSVSLFQRPFFRAYRALWKLARPFLKRSPRLADGWNERLVPDDWLEKDAPPSGGHGVDIWIQAASGGEARLAVAVCRNLGADIPLRVLVTTWTRQGRDVLEAALPSLRESHPQLTMLVRFAPFDEPDIVRKAVSLASPRLVALLETELWPALMAACREKSVPVHVFNGRINSSTAHFGKIFPALMADIAPSSIHAVSRYDKKMFADIFPCPADVMPNIKFDLAADNLSLPLSEHSSAPGGSDPVFLFASVRQCEETRIPGQLSRLYRAVPNAAVIIVPRHLHRVGTWKSVLEDLALMPLLASELPPGRILPRRRVLIWDHFGDLPGLYASARAVFVGGSFGQGGQNFLEALSAGRVPCIGPSAHNFLWAMGTGDSSMPSLEEAGLLHVAHTPREVIDIMIRQAASARDRASVRREFQAWLAPRQGGAARTARLMEEALLS from the coding sequence ATGTCAGTATCTCTTTTCCAACGTCCTTTCTTCCGCGCGTACCGTGCGCTCTGGAAGCTGGCGCGCCCTTTTCTGAAGCGCAGCCCGCGCCTTGCCGACGGCTGGAATGAACGCCTGGTTCCCGACGACTGGCTGGAAAAAGATGCCCCGCCCTCCGGCGGGCACGGCGTGGATATCTGGATTCAGGCCGCCTCAGGCGGCGAAGCACGCCTTGCCGTGGCCGTCTGCCGGAATCTCGGCGCCGATATCCCTCTGCGCGTCCTTGTGACCACCTGGACCAGACAGGGGCGCGACGTGCTGGAAGCGGCGCTTCCCTCCCTGCGGGAAAGTCATCCGCAGCTTACCATGCTCGTACGCTTTGCCCCCTTCGATGAGCCCGACATCGTGAGAAAAGCCGTATCTCTGGCTTCTCCCCGCCTCGTGGCCCTGCTGGAAACGGAACTGTGGCCGGCTCTCATGGCCGCCTGCCGGGAAAAATCCGTTCCCGTGCACGTCTTCAACGGGCGCATCAACAGTTCCACGGCACACTTCGGCAAGATATTCCCCGCTCTCATGGCCGATATCGCGCCTTCCTCCATCCATGCCGTCTCCCGCTACGACAAAAAGATGTTCGCCGACATCTTTCCCTGTCCGGCGGATGTCATGCCCAACATCAAGTTCGATCTTGCGGCGGACAATCTTTCCCTTCCGCTTTCCGAACATAGCTCCGCTCCGGGCGGCAGCGATCCCGTATTCCTGTTCGCCTCGGTACGCCAGTGCGAAGAAACGCGCATTCCCGGCCAGCTTTCCCGTCTGTACAGAGCCGTGCCCAATGCGGCCGTCATCATCGTGCCCCGGCATCTGCACCGTGTGGGTACCTGGAAAAGCGTGCTGGAAGACCTCGCCCTCATGCCTCTGCTCGCCTCGGAGCTTCCCCCCGGCCGCATTCTGCCGCGCAGGCGCGTGCTGATATGGGATCATTTCGGCGATCTGCCCGGGCTGTACGCCTCGGCGCGCGCCGTATTCGTGGGCGGCAGCTTCGGCCAGGGCGGGCAGAACTTCCTTGAGGCTCTCTCCGCAGGACGCGTGCCCTGCATAGGCCCTTCGGCCCACAACTTCCTCTGGGCCATGGGCACGGGGGATTCCTCCATGCCCTCCCTCGAGGAAGCGGGCCTTCTGCACGTGGCCCATACCCCCCGGGAAGTCATCGACATCATGATCAGGCAGGCCGCCTCCGCCCGAGACAGAGCAAGCGTCCGCCGCGAATTCCAGGCGTGGCTTGCTCCCCGGCAGGGAGGGGCGGCCCGCACCGCCCGTCTCATGGAGGAAGCGCTCCTTTCCTGA
- a CDS encoding tyrosine-type recombinase/integrase, translating to MNQYLTTHFVTNCIATDPGEETRYEDTDLSGFCLEFTQELGWHFSLRKNMDGHMTSYFLGSASQTSTQQSRQRAKMLSSMLSAWNPHARDKGRNLFQEFVNTHYLPYAKVKKRSWRLDKRLIEQYLYPRFRNRPMDSVDTADVLAWQEHMLETGLSQASCNRAYSLLKSLFNCAIRWELLPEGKNPCRHVRALSEGPSRACYLSENDARKVLQELDRWPNPTTAAAIKLLLFTGARRNEVLSAQWGHVDFSLRLLKVPLSKSGKTRYIPLSHEALSVLNSLPRNGKWIFPGDAEGQRHMSSLFYAWNTIRGRLGLNNVRLHDLRHTFASLLINSGHSLYEVQKILGHHDPRITMRYAHLDTVTIIQAVDDVGSRIGTEKKRKD from the coding sequence ATGAATCAGTATCTGACCACCCATTTTGTCACGAACTGCATCGCCACTGATCCCGGCGAAGAAACCCGGTATGAGGATACCGACCTGTCCGGCTTCTGCCTGGAATTCACGCAGGAGCTGGGCTGGCACTTCAGCCTGCGGAAAAACATGGATGGGCACATGACCTCGTACTTTCTCGGAAGCGCGTCGCAGACCAGCACGCAGCAGAGCAGGCAGCGGGCCAAAATGCTTTCCTCCATGCTTTCGGCCTGGAATCCCCATGCCCGGGACAAAGGCCGCAATCTGTTCCAGGAATTTGTGAACACCCACTATCTTCCCTATGCCAAGGTCAAGAAAAGAAGCTGGCGACTGGACAAGCGGCTCATCGAACAGTACCTCTACCCCCGTTTCCGCAACCGCCCCATGGACAGCGTCGACACGGCGGACGTTCTGGCCTGGCAGGAACACATGCTGGAAACGGGGCTTTCGCAGGCTTCCTGCAACAGGGCCTATTCTCTGTTGAAAAGTCTGTTCAACTGCGCCATACGCTGGGAACTGCTGCCCGAGGGCAAAAATCCCTGCCGCCATGTGCGGGCGCTGTCCGAAGGCCCCTCCCGGGCATGTTACCTTTCGGAAAACGACGCCCGCAAGGTACTTCAGGAACTCGACCGCTGGCCCAACCCCACTACGGCGGCGGCCATCAAGCTTCTGCTGTTCACCGGGGCGCGCCGCAACGAAGTGCTTTCCGCCCAGTGGGGGCATGTGGATTTTTCCCTCCGCCTTCTCAAGGTACCGCTCTCCAAGTCGGGCAAAACCCGTTACATCCCCCTTTCCCACGAGGCTCTTTCCGTACTGAACAGCCTGCCCCGCAACGGCAAATGGATATTCCCGGGCGACGCCGAAGGACAGCGGCACATGAGTTCGCTCTTCTATGCATGGAACACCATACGGGGCAGGCTCGGGCTGAACAACGTGCGCCTGCACGATCTGCGCCATACCTTTGCAAGCCTGCTCATCAACTCCGGCCATTCCCTCTATGAGGTGCAGAAGATTCTCGGTCACCACGACCCGCGCATCACCATGCGTTACGCACACCTCGACACCGTCACCATCATACAGGCCGTGGACGACGTGGGCAGCCGCATAGGCACGGAAAAAAAACGCAAGGACTGA
- the galE gene encoding UDP-glucose 4-epimerase GalE, protein MNILVTGGAGYIGSCTSKALAHAGHNVTVYDNLSTGHRDLVKWGPLFEGDILDGERLRACMKSVRPDGVIHFAAFSQVGESVQNPGKYLRNNVGGTLSLLEAMRDTGVRNIVVSSSAAVYGVPGVMPITESCPADPINPYGETKLFMERMLADFARAHGISWTALRYFNAAGGDPDGETGERHTPETHLIPRALMALDGKLNDFHVMGDDYPTPDGTCIRDYIHVRDLAAAHIRAVERLVSCRDGEGEALNLGTGTGLSVKQILHAAEKVTGRTLPCTMGPRRAGDPPCLVADASRALAVLGWKPGHSGVEEIIRDAWNWYLRDKD, encoded by the coding sequence ATGAACATTCTCGTCACCGGCGGAGCCGGCTATATCGGCAGCTGCACCAGCAAGGCTCTGGCCCATGCGGGGCACAACGTCACCGTATACGACAATCTTTCCACCGGACACCGCGATCTCGTGAAGTGGGGTCCTCTGTTTGAGGGGGATATTCTGGATGGAGAGCGCCTGCGCGCCTGCATGAAAAGCGTCCGCCCGGACGGCGTCATACACTTCGCGGCCTTTTCGCAGGTGGGCGAATCCGTACAGAACCCGGGCAAATACCTCCGCAACAACGTGGGGGGAACCCTGAGCCTGCTGGAAGCCATGCGCGACACCGGCGTGCGCAACATCGTGGTCTCAAGCTCCGCCGCGGTGTACGGCGTGCCCGGCGTCATGCCCATTACGGAGTCATGCCCGGCCGATCCCATCAATCCCTATGGGGAGACCAAACTTTTCATGGAACGCATGCTGGCCGACTTCGCCCGCGCTCACGGTATTTCCTGGACGGCGCTGCGCTACTTCAACGCCGCAGGGGGCGACCCCGATGGGGAAACCGGAGAACGCCATACGCCGGAAACCCACCTCATTCCCCGAGCCCTCATGGCTCTGGACGGCAAGCTCAACGATTTTCATGTGATGGGCGACGATTACCCCACGCCGGACGGAACGTGCATCCGCGACTACATTCATGTGCGCGATCTGGCCGCGGCCCATATCCGGGCCGTGGAACGCCTGGTCTCCTGCCGCGACGGCGAGGGCGAAGCCCTGAATCTCGGCACGGGCACCGGTCTTTCCGTAAAACAGATCCTGCACGCAGCAGAAAAGGTGACCGGGCGTACCCTGCCCTGCACCATGGGTCCCCGCCGTGCGGGAGACCCGCCCTGCCTCGTGGCCGACGCCTCCCGCGCTCTGGCCGTTCTCGGCTGGAAACCCGGGCACTCGGGTGTGGAGGAAATCATCCGCGACGCCTGGAACTGGTATCTGCGCGACAAAGACTGA
- a CDS encoding DVU3141 family protein codes for MRIIPVFTAALCLLLGGCLANPFGSAPAPEASMPETPLSPVAQFISMNNKGAQASIDDPSFGGLVDVMVEDSFTSATGRDCRRAVVSRPPHEAEIVVLCRQGESWELMPRVWGRGLD; via the coding sequence ATGCGCATCATTCCCGTCTTCACCGCCGCCCTCTGCCTTCTTCTGGGCGGCTGTCTTGCCAATCCCTTCGGCAGCGCCCCTGCGCCCGAAGCCTCCATGCCGGAAACGCCCCTCTCTCCCGTGGCCCAGTTCATTTCCATGAACAACAAGGGGGCGCAGGCCTCCATCGACGATCCCTCCTTCGGCGGTCTGGTGGATGTCATGGTCGAAGATTCCTTCACCTCCGCCACCGGGCGCGACTGCCGCAGGGCCGTGGTCAGCCGTCCTCCCCACGAAGCGGAAATCGTCGTTCTCTGCCGCCAGGGCGAAAGCTGGGAGCTCATGCCCCGCGTCTGGGGGCGCGGACTGGACTGA
- a CDS encoding polysaccharide biosynthesis/export family protein: MRVFVLFLLLSLSLVSQAPAAEATSTATATATATATAVSSSSSSSQENLPFGSNLFQGNFSSGNASGTIQSGDRILVRMWGGRTLDDVFTVSPDGTLDLPEIGSIPLAGLPRNDAAQLQQSIISKLNVSGISDVQVYARPLDTQNISVFVTGFVNHPGSYAGMASDNVLSFLDKAGGIDSRRGSYRDIRVLRNQQPIATADLYPFILYGRIPSIRFQDGDTVVVAEKGPTVTASGEVRNAARFEFEKGKMTGEALVRLADPNSRASHVSISGFRDGVPYNQYLSIKDFNRLRLANDDQVRFLADTTGSTIMVEAQGAILGSSRFPVRRNARLQEVLSYISVDPDRANISGLYIKRISTAKQQKKAIEDALNRLEHNAYTATSSSNDEAQIRAKEAEMLSSFIDRARKVEPEGIVVVGSGGKIADIALENGDVIVIPEKTDVVMISGEVIMPQAVVWNEKRDMEDYIRSAGGFSNRADTSNILVVHPDGEVTPKAKKVLPGDQILVLPRVDSKNMQAVKEVSEILYQVAVACKVILDL; this comes from the coding sequence TTGCGCGTCTTCGTTCTTTTTCTTCTTCTGAGCCTTTCGCTCGTCTCTCAGGCCCCGGCCGCCGAAGCCACCAGCACGGCGACGGCCACCGCCACGGCCACCGCTACGGCGGTTTCCTCCTCGTCCTCTTCCTCTCAGGAAAATCTTCCCTTCGGCAGCAACCTGTTCCAGGGCAACTTCTCCTCCGGCAATGCGTCTGGAACCATACAGAGCGGCGACCGTATTCTCGTGCGCATGTGGGGAGGCCGTACCCTCGACGATGTGTTCACGGTTTCGCCGGACGGAACCTTGGATCTGCCCGAAATCGGCAGCATTCCCCTTGCGGGCCTGCCACGGAACGATGCCGCCCAGCTTCAGCAGTCCATCATCAGCAAACTGAATGTTTCCGGCATCAGCGACGTGCAGGTCTATGCCCGCCCTCTGGATACCCAGAACATTTCCGTGTTCGTCACCGGATTTGTGAATCACCCCGGAAGCTACGCGGGCATGGCCTCCGACAATGTTCTTTCCTTCCTCGACAAGGCGGGCGGCATCGACTCGCGGCGCGGCAGCTACCGTGACATCCGCGTGCTCAGGAATCAGCAGCCCATAGCCACGGCGGATCTCTACCCCTTCATTCTTTACGGCCGCATTCCCTCCATACGCTTTCAGGACGGCGATACCGTGGTCGTGGCGGAAAAGGGCCCCACGGTCACCGCAAGCGGGGAAGTACGCAACGCCGCCCGCTTCGAATTTGAAAAAGGCAAGATGACGGGCGAAGCTCTGGTGCGCCTGGCCGATCCCAACTCCCGCGCCTCCCATGTAAGCATTTCCGGCTTCAGAGACGGCGTGCCCTACAATCAGTACCTTTCCATCAAGGATTTCAACCGGCTGCGTCTTGCCAACGACGACCAGGTGCGTTTTCTGGCCGATACCACGGGCAGCACCATCATGGTGGAGGCACAGGGCGCCATTCTCGGTTCCTCCCGTTTCCCCGTACGGCGCAACGCGCGTCTTCAGGAAGTGTTGAGCTACATTTCCGTGGACCCGGACAGGGCAAACATCTCCGGCCTCTACATCAAGCGCATCAGCACGGCCAAGCAGCAGAAAAAGGCCATTGAAGACGCCCTGAACCGCCTGGAACACAACGCCTATACCGCCACCTCCTCCAGCAACGACGAGGCGCAGATCCGCGCCAAGGAAGCGGAAATGCTCTCCAGCTTCATCGACCGCGCCCGCAAGGTGGAACCGGAAGGCATCGTGGTGGTGGGCAGCGGCGGTAAAATCGCCGACATCGCGCTGGAAAACGGCGACGTCATCGTCATTCCCGAAAAAACGGACGTGGTCATGATCAGCGGCGAAGTCATCATGCCCCAGGCCGTGGTGTGGAACGAAAAGCGCGACATGGAAGACTACATCAGGAGCGCGGGCGGCTTCAGCAACAGGGCCGATACCTCCAACATCCTTGTGGTGCACCCCGACGGGGAAGTGACGCCCAAGGCGAAAAAGGTACTTCCCGGCGATCAGATACTCGTTCTGCCCCGCGTGGATTCCAAGAACATGCAGGCGGTGAAGGAAGTTTCCGAAATTCTCTATCAGGTGGCCGTGGCCTGCAAGGTCATCCTCGATCTGTAG